A single region of the Pseudomonas sp. VD-NE ins genome encodes:
- a CDS encoding DMT family transporter — MNLSLYLLTVLIWGTTWIALKWQLGVVAIPVSIVYRFGLAALVLFVLLLLSRRLQPMNRRGHLICVAQGLCLFCVNFMCFLTASQWIPSGLVAVVFSTATLWNALNARVFFGQRIARNVLMGGALGLFGLGMLFWPELAGHHASPQTLLGLGLALCGTLCFSAGNMLSSLQQKAGLRPLTTNAWGMAYGAAILSVWCLVKGIPFDMDWSPRYVGALLYLVIPGSVIGFTAYLTLVGRMGPERAAYCTVLFPVVALNVSAFAEGYQWTAPALVGLVLVMLGNVLVFRKQKAVVAPVQGKLA; from the coding sequence ATGAACCTGTCGTTGTATTTGTTGACCGTGCTGATCTGGGGCACCACCTGGATTGCGCTGAAATGGCAACTCGGCGTGGTAGCGATTCCGGTGTCGATCGTCTATCGCTTCGGCCTCGCCGCGCTGGTGCTGTTTGTGTTGTTGCTGCTCAGCCGCCGGCTGCAACCGATGAACCGCCGTGGACATCTGATCTGCGTGGCGCAGGGGTTATGTCTGTTTTGCGTCAACTTCATGTGTTTCCTCACCGCCAGTCAGTGGATTCCCAGTGGTCTGGTCGCGGTGGTGTTTTCCACCGCGACGCTGTGGAACGCGCTGAATGCGCGGGTGTTCTTTGGCCAGCGCATCGCGCGCAATGTGCTGATGGGCGGTGCGCTGGGGCTGTTCGGCCTGGGCATGTTGTTCTGGCCGGAACTGGCCGGGCATCACGCCAGCCCGCAAACCTTGCTGGGGCTTGGTCTGGCGCTGTGCGGCACGTTGTGTTTCTCGGCGGGCAACATGCTGTCGAGCCTGCAACAGAAGGCCGGACTCAGACCACTGACCACCAACGCCTGGGGCATGGCCTATGGGGCGGCGATATTGTCGGTGTGGTGCCTGGTCAAAGGCATTCCATTCGACATGGATTGGTCGCCGCGTTATGTCGGTGCGCTGCTGTATCTGGTGATCCCGGGTTCGGTCATTGGCTTTACCGCGTATCTGACGCTGGTCGGGCGCATGGGGCCGGAGCGCGCGGCGTATTGCACGGTGCTGTTTCCGGTGGTGGCGCTGAACGTTTCGGCGTTCGCGGAAGGTTACCAATGGACAGCGCCGGCGCTGGTCGGGCTGGTATTGGTGATGCTGGGCAATGTGCTGGTGTTTCGTAAACAGAAAGCAGTGGTGGCCCCAGTACAGGGAAAGTTGGCTTGA
- a CDS encoding DUF2165 domain-containing protein, translating into MNTLTTDKLIRYSKVILMAYISFFGVLVMFHNFTDYNSNYTYVAHILSMDTTTASETIKYRAIESPMIHHRIYWFVITLEVTYTVLCLIGTYQLYRNINASAEVFHEAKKFSIMGILAAIFIYYVCLQTVGVEWFDMDTSQSWNAKDWARHIVDFIFPVMIYITLKVER; encoded by the coding sequence TTGAACACCCTGACAACCGACAAACTTATTCGTTACAGCAAAGTCATATTGATGGCTTACATCAGCTTCTTTGGCGTGCTGGTGATGTTCCACAACTTCACCGACTACAATTCAAACTACACCTACGTGGCTCATATCCTGAGTATGGACACCACCACCGCCAGTGAAACCATCAAGTACCGAGCCATTGAATCACCGATGATTCATCACCGGATCTACTGGTTCGTCATCACACTGGAAGTCACGTATACCGTGTTGTGCCTGATCGGCACCTATCAGCTGTATCGCAACATCAACGCCTCCGCAGAAGTATTCCATGAGGCGAAAAAGTTTTCGATCATGGGTATACTCGCGGCCATCTTCATTTATTACGTATGCCTGCAAACTGTGGGTGTGGAATGGTTTGACATGGACACTTCGCAATCATGGAATGCGAAGGACTGGGCACGGCACATTGTTGACTTCATCTTCCCGGTGATGATTTACATCACATTGAAAGTCGAGCGCTGA
- a CDS encoding helix-turn-helix domain-containing protein produces the protein MAAIDTLQVFQALNSSPNARLVHSAELGDGLSAALWTNHHDAQDYEAPTHHTLSCYIAGGTGTFRRDQPGQKGGPDKLCILPADHESGWVINGDIRLAHLYFSAEQFALGCVTLLDREPREMQLREQTFLEDPQQAQRFRQLLTLNWDEPAERLLTSSLAHELISHTLLSQVGARQGLRLKGGLAPHQRRQLVEFIDSQLGEPISLGQLAGLCALSEYHFARMFRTSFGLPPHQYVLARRLSRARELLRGTALPLGEIALACGFASASHFTNRFKQVLGGTPGEYRQAFLR, from the coding sequence ATGGCCGCCATCGATACCCTGCAAGTCTTTCAAGCGTTGAACAGCTCGCCCAATGCACGCCTTGTGCACAGTGCCGAGCTTGGTGACGGCTTGTCTGCCGCTTTGTGGACCAACCACCACGATGCGCAGGATTATGAAGCGCCCACCCACCACACGTTGTCCTGCTACATCGCCGGCGGCACCGGCACGTTTCGTCGTGATCAACCCGGCCAGAAAGGTGGGCCGGACAAGCTCTGCATTCTGCCGGCCGATCATGAATCAGGCTGGGTAATCAACGGCGATATCCGCCTCGCGCACCTGTACTTCAGCGCCGAACAATTCGCCCTCGGTTGCGTCACGCTGCTTGATCGCGAACCCCGCGAGATGCAGTTGCGCGAGCAGACCTTTCTCGAAGACCCGCAACAGGCGCAACGCTTCCGGCAGTTGCTGACGCTGAATTGGGACGAGCCTGCTGAACGCTTGCTGACCAGTAGCCTCGCCCATGAACTGATCAGCCACACCTTGCTCAGCCAGGTCGGCGCGCGTCAGGGTTTGCGTTTGAAGGGCGGATTGGCGCCACACCAGCGTCGGCAATTGGTGGAGTTCATCGACAGTCAGTTGGGCGAGCCGATCAGCCTGGGGCAACTGGCCGGGTTGTGTGCGCTGTCGGAATACCACTTTGCGCGGATGTTCCGCACAAGTTTCGGCCTGCCGCCGCATCAATATGTATTGGCGCGGCGCTTGAGTCGGGCACGGGAATTGTTACGCGGGACGGCGCTGCCATTGGGTGAGATTGCGCTGGCGTGCGGGTTTGCCAGCGCGAGTCATTTCACCAATCGGTTCAAGCAGGTTTTGGGGGGGACGCCGGGGGAGTATCGGCAGGCGTTTTTGCGTTGA